The DNA segment ataggatctgtgctcgagtcccttcaccagctgggctgccctcctttggacctgctccagcacctcaatctccttcctgaactgaggggcccagaactggacacagtactcgaggtgtggcctcaccagtgctgagtacaggggcagaatcacttcctgagacctgttggccacgctgttcctgatccaggccaggatgccattggccttcttggccacctgggcacactgctggctcatgttcagcttcctgtcaatccagactcccaggtccctttctgcctggctgctctcagccactctgtgcccagcctggagctccccatggggttgttgtggccaaagtgcaggacccggcacttggccgtgttgaacctcatcccattggaatcagcccaactctccagtctgtccaggtccctaTCTGTACATCTTACGAACACACGCTGTTTCTCTCCACTGTGGAAGCAATACTATGTACATAAATAAGAAATCAAAGAATTAGATGAACACAGCTTTGtcagaaacacatttaaaatatgtggCACATTAAAACCTCATTCTCTTCTATTAAAACTCAATTGTTCTCAGCAATGTACAGATGTTACactttgtaaaaagaaaactgaaaagtcACCTTTCAAAAGCTGATTCAGATCCACGGCATCATGCAAGACTTTTCGACGGTATCTGCAACCAAGCTCTGAATctaacaaaaaatacagatataaGATTGGATTTCCCAGCCCCATGGGTTTTACCAATTTTGTAATGTGCTTGCATTCTTCAGAATTACCGTATAATTCTTGGTTcacattttcctgtctttttacTTTTAGTTTCTTATCATTTGATGCTGCAAGTTCAAAAGACTGGATAGGACTGATATCTGGAGTTGACAGAGGTGTTACATCAGTCACTGTGTCTTCAGATTCCTCCAAGTAGTCActgagcttttgttttccttctgccaaTTTCATTGCTGacttgaatttttgttttggagaCAGAAGAGCATTCCTACAAGCATTCCTCTTTGAGGAAGAATAAGATGAATCTGATAAACAGCTATCGGAATCTGTATCAGAACAATCTGTATCTGAGCttgaggatgaggaggatgaggaggacgaggaggaggaagaagaggaggaggagctgataTGAGTATATTTTTTGCTAGCCTTTTTTATGCTGTTTGACTGTTTAGCTGACTTAGGTCTAACCTTCTGTTTTTTGCCATCGTCACTACTATCTTCTTCATCTGTATAATAATCTTCTTCACCCTCTTTAACTATCTTGGGGATTCCAGCAGGAACATTCTCCCGCATTCCTCTACTTGCTGCAGATGTTGCTCCAGATATATCTGCATTTTCCACAGCTGGAGAAAGTGACAAAGATGATGCATCTCCATGAAAATCTGTGCTATTTTCTAGGGACTGACCCTTCTGTAaactttcctgcttttcttccttttcctcctcacaaCACAGAGCATCTTTTGAATTAGAAATGAAATCAGGGTCTGCAAGAGCTGCCTTTGTACCTCCTTTCTCTATACATTCCCcgttttcttcagctttcttcttctcttcctcaaaATCACTGTCAAAGAAAGCATGATCCACTTCACTGTCTGATGCCTCTTCAAACCGGTCCATTCTGAAATATGAAGCGTCACCTACAACCATCAGAAAAGGTTTCCAAAGATTAGTATAAGAACAGATCCAAGCACTCTTTTAATGTAATAGTTTTGTTCTTTACTTCTTTACCTCCACTAATTTATAATTCTGCAATTCTATTGCTAGGGACAACTCCATAGTGaattctgtaaagaaatttaGTGCCACCTGATTGTTCACTGCTTACACATTAGAGCAAAAACTTTACTTTAAGCCAACAAAACCCACCATTTCAAAACATTCACTCCTAAGGAAATTATTCCAGTATTGTTAGAGGCTAAAGTTTCTCAACTATTACAAACAAGCAACTGAAGTGTCCTATTTTGTCCCATTAAGTTAGGACCATTTTAAACTAGAGACACTAATGAGCTATCACTAGTTTGGATTTTATACTAAAAAACTTCTTTATATGTAGTGGTCACCATCTTGGCTGACAGACACAGCCATTCAAATCGCAGTTACATCAAAAGATCCATGGCTCTATAAGTTAAATTGCTAATAGATGTCTGGTGTGTCAGTGTTAATGTTTTAGTATGGATCAGGAGCCTGCTTTTCTTGAACGTGCCCTGTGACTGACAGTGCAAAGTGTAGTGAGCAAATGTGACTCTTTCACatgaaactaattttttaagtgtgttCCAGACATGAAACTAGTGCACTTAACCTACCAGTCACCATTCAGTCCATGGGACCAGATTAAGGCTAGCACAAAAACACATAGTGTGGATAACAGGTACTCTTTTGACATTATGTTCTATAAAATCTGCTCCTATTGTGTTATACTTCTTGCTGAAATACATGGTGATAGAACTGCTATGCATGTGGCAAAGAGGATGGGAAAGTTTCCACTCAGATGAAGTTCCACTCCCACAgagtcaaaattaaaaaaaccaaacaccccacaaccaaaaaaagttAGCCAGTGTCAAAGACTACTGTCCTCATCTAGCTAACAGTATTTTTCTACTTCTATTTATGACagattttatacatttttataagCAATAATCAATAAATACATAATGCTTTTTAGATGCCCCAAAGTCTCTCTTAAACCACATGTTGTTTGTTGCCATGgaaaacaaaggtaaaaaagaATTCCTTAACTTGTTCTGAAAATGCAAGGCATATGTCACCCAATTATCTTGCTGCTCTTCAAATAATACTACGTTTAAGAGGAATTTGAAATACTTCAAATACAAGAAGCAAGACAGAAACCTTAAAAGCTGAAGGTGTGGCATCTGCTGTGGTTTTAAGATTCATGAAACCAAAGAGACTTAACAGAGACTTAACATGGCTAGATGTTGTATAAAGCTGAAAATGCTATTCAACAATAGAAGCAGCAGGCAACTTTGATACcacaaaaagaaactatttAAAGCACCTAGCTCCTCCGAGGGCAACAGAGCAAATGAGTAAAACACCTGGGAACTCTTAATTTGAAATGCTACATGGAATTTGGAAAGTTTTCATATTCACGACACTTCTTGTGATCCCTGGGCCTTAAGCAGGTTGCATAGTCTGCCATTGCCCAGCTGTCATGTTCATTCCTGCAAGTTTTCCTAGAGCAGCTTCCTAAATGGACAATGAATTGTAATTTATCAAAATACGCACAATggaataaaaattcagaagagcAACACGTGTTTACATTTAATGCTCCACCTCATGTAACGTAAACCAGAAGGGAACTAGAGGAACTACAAATTACCTGTAGACTACACATCATGTGTTAGTTatttagcatgaaaaaaattaatataggAAATACAGTGTCAAAGCAAATACCTTTGCTCTCCATGATGCAAGGCTTTTATTCCTTAAGGCACAACCATTTCATCAGTTTGTAGCTTCAGACAGACTGACAAAAGTCAGCATGTGGTGTATTCCACTTGTCTCAAGCACACAGATGTAATAGTACACTGCTAGCACTGTTGTACATGTAAGAACATAAGGTGGTAAGACCAAAACCTTAGTTTGCAGGTGGATACAAATAAACAAGTACAGCTTGAAATAGATACTGTTGTTGAGTGCAATACACACAtccatgtatttttattttatgtaacaCTACTGCAAAGGAAACTAAACTAACAGTATCTCATTGGCTCTAACATCATACATGGTCACCACACACCTCCTCAGATGTCTCCTTTCTGAATGCAGTCTCTTAAGTGAGGATGGAATTCAACTCCAGACAGTGGCAGAAGGGCAGTATAGATGTGGCAAAAGGTGATAAAAGATACCAAGGAGCCTGGACATTCCTTTTTACCATTAGCATCAGCCAACAATCACATATCTTCCCACTCTACATGACTCAGGAATTGCCTGCCTGCCAGTAGGCTATTTTCCATGAAGCCTGGGCTGTAACTGATCCGCAGACAGACACCACTGCTACAGAAGAAATGCAGTTTAGCAGCCTGAGTCTGCCCAAGGAGCAGCAGTTTTAACACCAGTCATTTTGCTGCCAAATGCTCCTTCCACTTTTCTGGCACAACCCCCTAACAACTTCAGCCTTCATATTAATAGAAAACAGACATGCTGTACTGGTCAATTTCTCTCAATGACACTCTTCATCATTCACAAAGtaaacattaattaattttgtagCTTCCAATAGAAACAAAGAACAGATTAAGACATGGTATTCTTTGCTCCTGTTCCCCTCAAGCATTCAGAATGTCTTTAAGGGAGCTGCAATTTGCCAAGAAGTAGcaataaaaaagaagcaattttgcTTGATAAACCATGCCTAAATGAATAAATTGCCTATGCAggcactcacacacacactcgCACCCCCTTATATACGAGGAAGagtgttattttatttctgtgagaaGTAGAGTTCTGCCACATTATCAGTTGCTGAAATACAGAATCAAAAAGTGATATTCTGAAATTCCAAGAAAACTGTCATTTGAGTCAAATACTTAACTGTTCATTCTAACAACCAtcatatttatttacaaaaccATGAAACCCTCCAACACAAATATGATCAACTCAAATGAGCAGGTTGACCATTAATtgtcaggtattttttttactgtattatcTCCTCTCCCCATGTAATTATCTACCACTCTCCCTTTGTTTCTTGTAACTGTAATGCCCATCCCTTATCCCAGCCAAGCACACCCatttatctttgtttcttcctcACTGCAGTTCCTCCAAGTTCATACTGCTTTTTAATCCCTTCACCTATATACACCAAGCTTGACCCATTTAAGACCACCCAGTAGTGGCCATGCAGCCAAGAACAACATACTGTCTGGCTGTCCTGGCAGTAGGGACCCACACTTTCTGGTCAAGAGGTTGACACACTGAGCACCTGACTACCTACAAAGACTGCACCCCAGTTCTCACCAGCAAGCCACTGCAAGAGCAAAGGCTACTCAGTTCCTGTGCAGGCAAAactctgcctggctgctgctgctgcgcTGCACTGCACAAAGGACAGGCAGCATTTCAACATCCTCCTCAATGTTAAACGAAGATTGAGACCTTACCCAAACAAAATGTAATGAGTGCTTTTCCCTTGCTAACTGCAAACCTGCCAGCTACAAAACCACCTTAAGTAATATAAAGTAATCTTACACAAAGGTAGGATAGTATATAAGGTGATATAGGAATGATATAGATTAAGATGTGGGTTTGTGTTGGAACATATACTGTCTTTTGATAATTTTTCTGAATGCTAGAAACTAATGCTTGAAGTGCATTATGTGCCTAGTGAAAGACTGAAGTTATTTTAATCTTGGTTAAGTTATTCTATCAATCTTTCACTTTTCTAAATAAAGACCATCTGAAATACATGCATTAGAGTACTGAAAGAAATCTCAGAAAAGAAGTACTAACAGTACAAACCTCTTCTCTCAAGCATTCTACCTCCATAATTGAGGAAGAGGGTGGTTTTGTATAGAGAGGACAAGCAACTGCACAGCCAGTTGTTCGGCCTTTTTTTAGCTATTAACCTACAAATTCCTAGCACACAGAACACCACACTGACTTTGTATGTTTTGCACTGCTCAGAAGGCCCAAGGAGCTTTCTGAAAGTCTTAAGATTCTGGTATGTAATAAAAGTGGAAAACAATCCCCTTAAGTATGGTGTGGCTTGAATCAGAAATACCTGATGTTATTGAATGTATACAGTGCATCATCACAAGAGCTGTAATACAGCACAGCTACAGTATACTCAAAATGAGTCAACAATATGTCTGTTTGCTGCAACAGAAAGGAACAGACCTCATCTTAGGAAGTATTAACTAATACACATATCAGAACCAGTAATAATGTTGTATTCTGCTCCAATAAGGTACCTTCTGGCTTAGTGTTATTAATTCTGCTTTGTATGTATAATTGATACTGAAAGAAGTAACCAAACAGGTAATTCTCTCCCAGCCAGTACTATCCGTGCTCCCACAGACTGCACTTCTTTCAGCTCTAGATTTCGACCTCTTCAGAACAGAGACCAACTCTCCTGTTCTCAGCATACAGACAAATGTTTTAgaggcagggggttggaatgtTAAGGTGGTACAATTACAAGATTTATGCTATCAATGGCAGATGTTCTTCAGGACACTCCAAAATCCTCTGACTGTATTTACTAATCATTGCCCCTCTGTCAGAGATCCTGCCTGATGAGACTGTTAAATCACCTTCTTGTATGGCCAACTTGGGAGAAGGTCCAAATAGTAAACATATCACCtgattaacattttttaaaataacaatcATTAAAAAACGTTAAGACAACTAGAAAAGTCCAGCTTTTGAGGgcttgtttcatttaaaaagggAAACACAGGGAAACACAAGTCTTAAAACCTGTAAAACAAACTAACCCCAAACATACTTTCTTCTCAGGTAGAATCAACAGCGGTAAAGGTCAACCAGGGCAGCTGCTTCCAGACGTGTTAAAACCAGGCATACCCAGCTCTACCTACCTCCTTCTAACtagagcttttatttttgcttctgagAAACAACAAAGCATGCAAAAGAGGAAATCTACCTCTCAGTAAAGTACTTGCCTTGAGGGAATCCCCCAATGAATTAAACAACCAGTTTAGTAGATACTTCCCAGGTTCGGAGCACAGTGCTTGCTACAGCTGTACCATGCACCATAGGCCCTCAAAGCTTGGGTACCATTTTCCCTAATCCAAACCATGGCTGGTACATAACCAGTCTACAAAACATGAGGCCTCAACTGCAGCTCAGAATAAACTTCAACACTACAAACCTTTCTAAGCTCTGCACCTCCACACAGTTATATATCCTGCCCTGCACCTGTCTCTACACAGTGAGATGGAAGGGCTGGCTGTGGCACAGGCAAGTTACTCAGCAAAACATCACAAAGCAGACAAGA comes from the Heliangelus exortis chromosome 4, bHelExo1.hap1, whole genome shotgun sequence genome and includes:
- the CFAP97 gene encoding cilia- and flagella-associated protein 97 isoform X2; this translates as MDRFEEASDSEVDHAFFDSDFEEEKKKAEENGECIEKGGTKAALADPDFISNSKDALCCEEEKEEKQESLQKGQSLENSTDFHGDASSLSLSPAVENADISGATSAASRGMRENVPAGIPKIVKEGEEDYYTDEEDSSDDGKKQKVRPKSAKQSNSIKKASKKYTHISSSSSSSSSSSSSSSSSSSSDTDCSDTDSDSCLSDSSYSSSKRNACRNALLSPKQKFKSAMKLAEGKQKLSDYLEESEDTVTDVTPLSTPDISPIQSFELAASNDKKLKVKRQENVNQELYDSELGCRYRRKVLHDAVDLNQLLKAFLQLEKKGQKQTFDQPCRGTRKNYSFTNEEVREIDRENQRLLKELSRQSAKPRSSTNLKSAVQPPKLYHSALNRQKEQQRIERENLAFLKRLEAVKPTAGLRRSEQLLDYQRQMSYLSSSPAVRRGKSALSQLSPSRRTSRATTVPGTMSQRNEKPMSDTACGALQRPKPTNVRAAWL
- the CFAP97 gene encoding cilia- and flagella-associated protein 97 isoform X1, whose product is MDRFEEASDSEVDHAFFDSDFEEEKKKAEENGECIEKGGTKAALADPDFISNSKDALCCEEEKEEKQESLQKGQSLENSTDFHGDASSLSLSPAVENADISGATSAASRGMRENVPAGIPKIVKEGEEDYYTDEEDSSDDGKKQKVRPKSAKQSNSIKKASKKYTHISSSSSSSSSSSSSSSSSSSSDTDCSDTDSDSCLSDSSYSSSKRNACRNALLSPKQKFKSAMKLAEGKQKLSDYLEESEDTVTDVTPLSTPDISPIQSFELAASNDKKLKVKRQENVNQELYDSELGCRYRRKVLHDAVDLNQLLKAFLQLEKKGQKQTFDQPCRGTRKNYSFTNEEVREIDRENQRLLKELSRQSAKPRSSTNLKSAVQPPKLYHSALNRQKEQQRIERENLAFLKRLEAVKPTAGLRRSEQLLDYQRQMSYLSSSPAVRRGKSALSQLSPSRRTSRATTVPGTMSQRNEKPMSDTACGALQRPKPTNDSLNEEQKL